In Azospirillaceae bacterium, a genomic segment contains:
- a CDS encoding alpha/beta hydrolase: MPEIAHLSTPLLDIAYLSGGPADGPPVMLLHGWPDDAHTWDRVAPKLWDAGYRTVAPWLRGFGSTRFLSSQTTRSGQIAALAQDALDLANALDWQRFTVIGHDWGARIAYFLAAVAPDRLCRIAALSVGWEPGSLPTPALSQAQRYWYQWFMTTERGAEAVCRDGKAFARFQWDTWSPQDWYDEAEFAKTAEAFGNPDWPAITLHSYRVRWNEAEPDPRYAELEKRQRAAKTLSVPTLMIQGGDDRCTLPASTEGKDRHFTGPYRRDVLPGIGHFPTREAADEVSRLLLDFLAE; the protein is encoded by the coding sequence ATGCCTGAAATCGCCCACCTTTCCACCCCGCTGCTGGACATCGCCTATCTCTCGGGCGGTCCTGCCGACGGGCCGCCGGTGATGCTGCTGCACGGCTGGCCGGACGATGCCCATACCTGGGACCGGGTGGCGCCTAAGCTGTGGGACGCGGGGTACAGGACGGTGGCGCCCTGGCTGCGCGGCTTCGGATCCACGCGTTTCCTGTCCAGCCAGACCACGCGCTCCGGCCAGATCGCGGCGCTGGCGCAGGATGCGCTGGATCTCGCCAACGCGCTGGACTGGCAGCGCTTCACCGTCATCGGCCACGACTGGGGTGCGCGCATCGCCTATTTCCTGGCCGCCGTGGCGCCGGACCGCCTGTGCCGCATCGCCGCCCTGTCGGTGGGGTGGGAGCCGGGCAGCCTGCCCACACCCGCGCTCAGCCAGGCCCAGCGCTACTGGTACCAATGGTTCATGACGACGGAACGGGGTGCGGAGGCCGTGTGTCGTGACGGCAAGGCCTTCGCCCGCTTCCAGTGGGACACCTGGAGCCCGCAGGATTGGTACGATGAGGCCGAGTTCGCCAAGACGGCCGAGGCGTTCGGGAATCCCGACTGGCCCGCCATCACCCTGCATTCCTACCGGGTGCGCTGGAACGAGGCAGAGCCTGACCCGCGTTATGCCGAGCTGGAAAAACGCCAACGCGCCGCCAAGACCCTGTCCGTGCCCACCCTGATGATCCAGGGTGGCGACGACCGCTGCACCCTGCCCGCCAGCACGGAGGGCAAGGACCGCCATTTCACCGGCCCCTATCGGCGCGACGTACTGCCCGGCATCGGCCACTTCCCCACGCGGGAAGCGGCCGACGAGGTCAGTCGCCTTCTGCTGGATTTCCTGGCGGAATAG
- a CDS encoding DUF1080 domain-containing protein, translating into MTGGGTGKHFWVAALAGLLLSATPALADPALDVVLAGDPPFRAQSLRLVDVPAPAGPAISLFNGHDLSDWDGWLGYPDPARTYLPVPGQAPVGADKDALARIFSVAMADGEPAIHVDGRVWGGIVNRGDHGNYHLRLEYKWGTARYAPRQDLPPNNGLLYHSHGAPGGVYGTWMASVEFEIMGGSVGMVVPVGSAVTAVTEVGRDPTLIDPQRRYMLGGRPIIVRPPAWNVEAASDAERPVGEWNVLDLYVLGDRAIHAVNGVPVMVLHDLRAWVGDRSSSPLTHGHIQLQSEGAETWFRHITLEPITNLPRVEVSPAPIPPGNPAEGD; encoded by the coding sequence ATGACCGGCGGCGGAACGGGCAAGCATTTCTGGGTCGCGGCGCTGGCGGGATTGCTACTGTCTGCAACGCCGGCCCTCGCCGATCCCGCACTGGACGTCGTATTGGCCGGTGACCCGCCGTTTCGGGCGCAGTCTTTGCGCCTGGTGGACGTGCCGGCGCCGGCGGGGCCGGCGATCAGCCTGTTCAATGGCCATGACCTGTCGGACTGGGACGGCTGGCTGGGCTATCCCGATCCGGCGCGCACCTACCTGCCGGTTCCCGGCCAGGCACCGGTGGGGGCGGACAAGGATGCCCTGGCCCGCATCTTCAGCGTGGCCATGGCGGATGGCGAACCGGCCATCCATGTCGATGGCCGCGTCTGGGGCGGCATCGTCAATCGGGGCGACCACGGCAATTACCACCTGCGCCTGGAATACAAATGGGGCACGGCCCGCTACGCCCCACGCCAGGACCTGCCGCCCAACAACGGCCTGCTGTACCACAGCCATGGCGCGCCCGGTGGCGTCTACGGCACTTGGATGGCGTCGGTGGAGTTCGAGATCATGGGCGGGTCGGTCGGCATGGTCGTGCCGGTGGGGTCGGCTGTGACCGCCGTGACGGAAGTGGGGCGCGACCCCACGCTGATTGATCCGCAGCGCCGCTACATGCTAGGCGGCCGCCCGATCATCGTGCGCCCGCCGGCCTGGAACGTGGAGGCCGCCAGCGATGCGGAGAGGCCGGTGGGCGAATGGAACGTGCTGGACCTCTACGTCCTGGGCGACCGCGCCATCCATGCGGTGAACGGCGTGCCGGTGATGGTGTTGCACGACCTGCGGGCCTGGGTCGGTGATCGTTCCAGCAGTCCGCTGACCCACGGCCACATCCAGCTTCAGTCCGAAGGGGCGGAGACCTGGTTCCGCCACATCACCCTGGAGCCCATCACCAACCTGCCGCGGGTGGAGGTGTCGCCAGCACCTATTCCGCCAGGAAATCCAGCAGAAGGCGACTGA
- a CDS encoding serine hydrolase, with protein sequence MARALGMGHRGWGVELARLASCALLLAGLTAPPAWAAADAPDPAKLAALFESLRADPHPDLKGIVILQHGRRVAEAYFNGDDADSLHDIRSATKSITSLLMGIAIDRHLVGGVDDPIARYLPGLPPDKATITIRDLLTMRSGLAADDDDPTSPGNEDKLDQAPDWTAAAYAVPPAHPPGDHYLYCSLNAFLVGAVVEGATRQPLDQFADAVLFGPLGIHRHPWRHVAPGHATGQGNLQLTARDVAVLGQLVLAEGRFRGRQLVSAPWVEASLSDLVDISATDPYADHYGYMWYARALPIPGGATLPVHFASGNGGNKIYLIPAADMVVAITSSAYGHGYGQKRSQEILLGVLGALR encoded by the coding sequence ATGGCACGCGCGTTGGGCATGGGGCATCGCGGATGGGGGGTGGAACTGGCCCGCCTGGCCTCGTGCGCGCTGCTGCTGGCCGGCCTTACCGCCCCACCAGCGTGGGCCGCGGCCGACGCGCCCGATCCGGCCAAACTGGCGGCGTTGTTCGAAAGCCTGCGCGCCGATCCGCATCCGGACCTGAAGGGCATCGTCATCCTTCAGCATGGCCGGCGGGTGGCGGAGGCCTATTTCAACGGCGACGATGCCGACAGCCTGCACGACATCCGCTCCGCCACCAAAAGCATCACCAGCCTGCTGATGGGCATCGCCATCGACCGGCATCTGGTCGGCGGCGTGGACGATCCCATCGCCCGCTATCTGCCGGGCTTGCCGCCGGACAAGGCCACCATCACCATCCGCGACCTGCTGACCATGCGATCCGGCCTGGCGGCGGACGACGACGACCCGACCTCCCCCGGCAATGAGGACAAGCTGGACCAGGCGCCGGACTGGACCGCCGCCGCCTATGCCGTGCCGCCAGCCCATCCGCCGGGCGACCATTACCTCTATTGCTCGCTCAACGCCTTCCTGGTGGGTGCTGTGGTGGAGGGTGCGACCCGCCAGCCGCTGGACCAGTTCGCGGATGCCGTGCTGTTCGGCCCCTTGGGCATCCATCGCCATCCCTGGCGCCACGTGGCGCCCGGCCATGCCACCGGCCAGGGCAACCTGCAACTGACCGCCCGCGACGTCGCCGTCCTCGGCCAACTGGTCCTGGCGGAGGGACGGTTCCGGGGCCGCCAGCTGGTCAGCGCCCCCTGGGTGGAGGCCAGCCTGTCCGACCTGGTGGACATCAGCGCCACCGACCCGTACGCCGACCACTACGGGTACATGTGGTACGCCCGGGCCCTGCCCATCCCCGGCGGCGCCACCCTGCCCGTGCACTTCGCGTCAGGCAACGGCGGCAACAAGATCTACCTCATCCCCGCCGCCGACATGGTGGTCGCCATCACCTCCAGCGCCTATGGCCACGGCTATGGTCAGAAGCGTTCGCAGGAGATTTTGCTGGGGGTGTTGGGGGCGTTACGGTGA
- a CDS encoding DUF2189 domain-containing protein has product MTQETIRNPVEWTWARLGEAASGVASVGRAIGHMEDMRAHEVPPVRRIGVADLGQAIAAGFRDFGAFRTDVFALCIIYPVLGCVLARAAVNLNMLPLLFPLASGFVLVGPIAAIGLLEMSRQRECGVQPSWREALGPLRSPAVAAIATLGLILTVIYFAWLYAAQAIYDATLGPQPPASPAQFAADIVGTHAGWTMVAVGCGVGACFAAVVLAIAAISIPLLLDREVPLHTAVATSIRAVRTNPLTMAVWGLIVAGSLFLGTLPAFVGLIVVMPVLGHSTWHLYRRLVV; this is encoded by the coding sequence ATGACACAAGAGACCATACGCAACCCCGTGGAATGGACATGGGCGCGCCTGGGGGAAGCCGCGTCCGGCGTGGCGTCCGTCGGCCGGGCCATCGGGCATATGGAGGACATGCGGGCGCATGAGGTGCCGCCGGTGCGGCGCATCGGCGTCGCTGATCTGGGCCAGGCCATCGCCGCCGGCTTCCGCGACTTCGGCGCCTTCCGCACCGACGTCTTCGCGCTGTGCATCATCTATCCCGTCCTGGGCTGCGTGCTGGCACGGGCGGCGGTGAACCTGAACATGCTGCCGCTGCTGTTCCCGTTGGCATCGGGTTTCGTGCTGGTGGGCCCCATCGCGGCCATCGGCCTGCTGGAGATGAGCCGCCAGCGTGAATGCGGCGTTCAGCCCAGCTGGCGGGAAGCCCTGGGCCCCCTGCGCAGCCCCGCCGTGGCCGCCATCGCCACGCTGGGCCTGATCCTGACCGTGATCTATTTCGCCTGGCTGTACGCGGCCCAGGCCATCTACGACGCCACCCTGGGACCGCAGCCGCCGGCCTCACCGGCGCAATTCGCGGCCGACATCGTGGGCACGCACGCCGGCTGGACGATGGTGGCCGTGGGTTGTGGCGTCGGCGCCTGTTTCGCCGCCGTCGTGCTGGCCATCGCCGCCATCAGCATCCCCCTGCTGCTGGACCGCGAGGTGCCGCTGCACACCGCCGTCGCCACCTCAATCCGCGCGGTCAGGACCAACCCCTTGACGATGGCGGTGTGGGGATTGATCGTGGCAGGCAGCCTGTTCCTGGGCACCCTGCCCGCCTTCGTCGGCCTGATCGTGGTGATGCCGGTGCTGGGGCACAGCACCTGGCACCTCTACCGCCGGCTGGTGGTGTAG